DNA from Triticum aestivum cultivar Chinese Spring chromosome 7D, IWGSC CS RefSeq v2.1, whole genome shotgun sequence:
CGGGACGCCTGCGAGGCGTGCTCCGCGCTGCTCGCCGCCGTGGGCGCCGCGCGGAGGCACCACCTCGTGCTCCGGCGCCTGCTCCGCCGGCTGGACGTCGAAGGTGACGGCGATGACAACACTACCACTGCCGCCAGGGATGCGCTCGCGCTGCACGTCCGCCAAGACAACCCGCTCTCGCCGGCGGGCGGCAGGCTCGACGGGTTCCACGAGGCGCACGCGCGCTGCAGCCCGCTCTCCAAGCGTCTCGCCGCGGCGCGCCGCCGGCTGCGGAGGCTGGCCAAGGCGGCGCGCTTCGCCCGGTGCGCGGCCGCGACCGCGGTCGTCGGTGCGTCGGCCACGGTCGTGGTGGCCGCGGTGGTCCTAGCCGCGCACGCCGTCGTCGGCGTGGGCGCGGCCGCCGCGGTGGCCTTCTGCGCCACATCCACCGAGCCCGTGGCGTGCCGGACGAATACCGTCAAGAAGCTGTCCGGCCGGCTCCACGGGAGGCGAAGGCGGGGGCACGCACGCACGGGAGAGGAGGCGGTggacgcggcggcgcggggagcgtaCATCGTTGGGCGCGACCTCGACACGGTGAGCCGCATGGTGCGGCGCGCGCACGACGAGCTGGAGCACGGGCGCGACATGGCGCGCATCGCCGTGGCGGGCCACGGCGAGCGGCCGCTGCTTGAGGAGgtggcgcgggaggaggaggagtgcggggATGACCTGAGGTCTCAGCTGGAGGAGCTGGAGGAGCACGCCTGCCTCTGCCTCGTCACCATCAACCGGAGCCGGAGGATGGTGGCGCAAGAGATGGAGCGCGCCGGGTAACCGTCGCCGTCCACAGATACGACGACGTCCCAAGACTAGTCCATTTTAGTGGAGAAATAAGACGCTAGTGTGTTGTTGTTGattaattaatttgtttatatgtAATTTTCCCTTGTGATTCAGGGGATAGTGGCATGACGAATAAAGTGTTTCTTTTGTTTGTGCATTAGCACAAGCTTTTTCCTGGATAGGGATATGAGACAAGCTCCATTATGTGATTTGCTTTTGGGCATTCCTCCGAAAGTGTTTATCTAATCTCGAGCATTAATGCATTGGCATAAACagtaaattttgaaaaaataataaaaaatcaccAAAATCTTTCTTTAGATGAGCATCTACACGTTTTCTAACTTTGTGTAAAATTTCGCCCCGAGAAGACACTGGTAGAGGTGTGTGCAAAAAGACAAAAATGACTGCTCCAAAATGTGTCTTTTTTAGTCCCGAGTTTTATATTTTTTGTAGAAGCCTCCACATATGTCTTTCCAAAGTTAAATTTTGTAGGATGTTAGATTTTATGTTGATGTTCGTAAAAAAAAATAGATTTCTTAGATTTTGTTTACTATGTTTTCGAAATTTACTATTGATGCATGTGCATTTGTGCTCTGGATTAGATGCTCAATGTCCGCATTCCTCTCTTTTCTTTTGATGGTCCTAATAATGCCGTGCACTTTGTTCTTGGGAAAAATACATTTTATTTTGATGTTTTTTATGTAATAATTAGTGTTTGTAATTATGGATTTGCTaattccactagtagaaaacaagccTTTCGTCCAAAGCATTAGTCCCGGCCGGGTTTTGGACCAGGATTAATGGGACCACTAgtcccggttccaacggctaggagcGGAAGATGCCACACGGTCACCTCTAGTCCCGATTCATCTGTGAcctctagtcccggttggtgatacaaaccgggactaaagggggtggtggcaggctggcgtcagacTGGGGCCCTGCAAGCCCCTCTAGTCCCGCTTGGTATCACCCACCGGGACTAGAggtggacctttagtcccggtttgtattaccaaccgggactaaacatGTCCCTATATAAACCCCTGCTTCGTCCAGCCCGAGCTCGAGCTCATCCTCTTCGTTTTCTCCTTTCTCTCCTCTCTGTTTTCTTCTCCTAGCTCGAGCTCATCCTCCATTGCTGCCAAGATTTGTCAAGATTTGAGGCACCCCATCTATCCAAgtggttagcaactttgtcctttcatctcgcATTGCTAGTTTAGCTCGTttcatgctctataagtatagtcatTTGTGCATTCTAGTTTGGGAGTAATTATGtgggagtttatttgatttatatgcaatttgagctcaaattaacaTCTTAGTTTGCATATGTTTAGGTGTGTTTACCTAGTGccttcccgtccccgtcctcaccgccgtcgatcgcccgcgacgtcccgtcgccggcatcaccttggtgaggctcttgttcttatattttttgtgaaaaaaaatcgTATTTGTATGGTTTAGATAATtgcttgtataattttcttacttggatgattgtttgttatacgtagtgccatggttttgatatccgtccccgtcggccctcgtccggtttatgattcggatgttGTATAATATCTTTTATAACTATATGTTGCATTtggtgtttatgacaattatgcccatcaagttgacatatatattttttatcttggaggtatgtgaaccggaaattgcaaccgactctcttgtcgagaagttaaatttagttgaaaaaaacgagtatttgaagaaaaagtgaaaagaattgaagaagagaagatgaaattggagttgtatgttgccgatgtcgtcgatgatcacaagattaagatggatgcaatgcgcttgaagattagaaagattagaaatatGTCGTTGATAAAGAGGCTTGGtctcattatgctgttggatcaattattACATTAGTTGCGATTTTGATCGCAtatgttgttgcatttaaatgctttagctagatagTTGTATGTTgatttatgagaataagtgtgtatgaactttatgtatcaatttgtattaatttggtcttttcggtgttgtgtaatgaatatgagccgacaatggatgtacgatgagcgacgctctccccagttcattaatggcgtgcatagtTTTCTGcatgtggctgaggcaaacaagcgggatGGTTTTTTGTGTTGTCCATGTGGTGTCTGTCCATGTGGTGTCTGTAAGAATGATATGAATTACTCTAACTCAAAAGTCCTTCAAGTCCACCTGTTTACGTCTGGTTTCATGTCCGGCTATAActgttggaccaagcacggagaaagaggggttctaatggaagagaatgaagaagaaaaggatgatgacaactatactaggttccctgaatatgatggtactacaatggagggagaagctgaagaagaggcatcagatgagcccactgATGATCTTGGTtgggccattgctgatgcaaagagaaactccaagtgaaaaggagaagttgaagttgcagcgcatgttagaggatcacaagaaattgttgtacccaaatagCGAAGATGACAAGAAACAACCGGgtaccacactagaattgctgcaatggaaggcagagaatggtgtatctgacaaggaatTTGAAAAGTTGTTGaaaatgttaaagaagatgcttccaaaggacaacgaattgcccaacgtacgaagcaaagaaggatgtctgccctctaggattagaggtgtagaagatacatgcatgccctaatgactgcatcctctaccgcggcgaggagtacgagaatttgaatgcatgccaggtatgcgatgcattgcgctataagatcagccgcgatgaccctgatgatgttgagggcgagcgccccaggaagaggattcctgccaaggtgatgtggtatgctcctataataccacggttgaaacgtttgttccaaaacaaagagcatgccaagttgttgcaatggcacaaagaagaccgtaagaaagacgggaagttgagagtacccgctgatgggtcgcggTGAAGAAAAATTGAGAGGAAGTGGCtagagtttgcagatgacgcaaggaacttaTGGTTTGGTATAAGTGCAGATGGCATAaatccttttggggagcatagcagcaatcatagcacttggcatgtgactctatgtatctataaccttcctccttgattgtgcatgaagcagaagttcattatgatgtcagtgctcatccaaggccctaagcaacccggcaaagaCATTGATGTTTACCAAAGTCCAAtggttgaagaacttttacagttgtgggacataaaaggtgtacgtgtgtgggatgagtaCAAAtagcaggaatttgacctacgagtgtttctgtttgtaaccatcaatgattggcctgctcttagtaaccttttaggacagacaaacaagggataccacgcatgcatgcactgtttagatgacaccgaaagtatatatttggataaaggtaagaagaatgtgtacctgggacatcgtcgatttcttccgatcGAGAATCtcttaagaaagaaaggcaagcatttcaaaggtgaggcagatcaccggaagaatccTGACCACCGTACTGGTGATCAtatacttgatatggtcaaggatttaaaagtaatctttggaaagggtcatgGCGGACAATCTGTactgaatgacgctgacggacacgcacccatgtggaagaagaaatctatattttgggacctaccctattggaaagtcctagaggtccgctctgcaatcggcGTGATgtacgtgacgaagaatctttgcgtgaacctaataggcttcttgggcgtgtatgggaagacaaaagatacaccagaggcatgggaggaccaacaATGTacgcacgaaaaagacgacatgcatCCAAAGCAGTATCAAAGGTCCTGCCACCTACGCTCTTACCAAAAAAGATAAGGAAATCCTCTTCGAATgcatgctcagtatgaaggtcacgtgtggcttctcgtcaaatataaagggaataataaatatggcagagaaaaaattctaaaacctaaagtctcattactgccacgtgattatgatgcaattgcttccggttgcattgagggggcttctactggaaaacattcgattagccatttTGAAGCTGTGTGCATTTCTCAATATAATTtcttagaaggtaatcgatccagaaatcctaccaaggttacagaatgatatggtgcaatgtcttgtcaatttcgagttggtgttcccaccatccttcttcaatatcatgacacatgtCCTAGTCCACCTATGTTCGGACGCACTCAATCTAAATTATAAGATTCTTCCATAACCCGATTTCACGCGAACCCACTTTTTAAACTTATTAGAACCATTTTTTAAGTTTTAGAAATTAtgaacacacacacagacacgcatgTTTTTTTGCATATAGGGATACGAAAAACATATGGGATATCTTCATATTTTGTTACtttttggcatctttcttttcctttGATGTTTTTTatggtttttcttttattttgtacATTAGAACCTGATTAATCACACATGGTGATATGAGGTAATGTTCTTTTTTGTGTTAGTTTTGGGCATTTCTATCTCTTCTTTTCATGTTCTTAATATTGGCGTGCACTCTATTCTTGGGTAAAGTGAGTCTCTTACTTTCTAGTATGATGTTCATTACATAATAATAGCAATCGTAGGCACATGATCTAGAGATTTTTCCCTAACATGTGTTTGTGTGAACCCAATTTTTCAAACTTAACAAAAATTGTACTTCAAAGTTAtagaaaattataaaaataatatgcaGATGGGTCTTTTTAGAAGGAAAACAACAAGAACGATGTTTTTTTAGACTTCAACCTGCTTTTTCAGGGGAGAGACTTCAGCCTGCTCATAAATGGAGGCTTTATCACCTCCATGTTAGTTGGGCCTGAGTCTTgatagctgataacccacaagtataggggatcataacagttttcgagggtagagtattcaacccaaatttattgattcgacacaaggggagccaaagaatattctcaagtattagcagttgagttgtcaattcaaccacacctggattacttaatatctgcagcaaagtatttagtagcaaagtaatatggaagtaacggtaacgaaagcaaaagtaatatttttgggttttatagtgattgtaacaagagcaacggaaaagtaaaagcgaagaacaatatgtgaaaagctcataggcattggatcggtgatggagaattatgccggatgcggttcatcatgtaacagtcataacatagggtgacacagaactagctccaattcatcaatgtaatgtaggcatgtattccgaatatagtcatacgtgcttatggaaaagaacttgcatgacaccttttgtcctacccgcccgtggcagcggggtcctaatggaaactaagggatattaaggcctccttttaatagagtaccagaccaaagcattaacacatagtgaatacatgaactcctcaaactatggtcatcaccgggagtggtcccgattattgtcacttcggggttgccggatcataacacatagtaggtgactatagacttgcaagataggatcaagaactcccatatattcacgaaaacataataggttccgatctgaaatcatggcactcgggccctagtgacaagcattaagcatagcaaagtcatagcaacatcaatctcagaacatagtggatactagggatcaaaccctaacaaaactaactcgattacatgataaatctcatccaacccatcaccgtccagcaagcctacgatggaattactcacgcacggcggtgagcatcatgaaattggtgatggaggatggttgatgatgacgacggcgactgattcccctctccggagccccgaacggactcc
Protein-coding regions in this window:
- the LOC123167151 gene encoding putative UPF0496 protein 2 isoform X2, producing MWPFSSSTSSLAKTMFSIGTHGTMEGSSSDSSSSISPAPPPRSPLDVDEEYGRAFKSRSFLDLWSHAHRSLRQTFKLSSSRPSTSLETLDDGAAALDKEPSCSYTILDDFELEPRPEALARAAGRRHRRRRPWGCHRRHRVEALLLEYFDVTRDACEACSALLAAVGAARRHHLVLRRLLRRLDVEGDGDDNTTTAARDALALHVRQDNPLSPAGGRLDGFHEAHARCSPLSKRLAAARRRLRRLAKAARFARCAAATAVVGASATVVVAAVVLAAHAVVGVGAAAAVAFCATSTEPVACRTNTVKKLSGRLHGRRRRGHARTGEEAVDAAARGAYIVGRDLDTVSRMVRRAHDELEHGRDMARIAVAGHGERPLLEEVAREEEECGDDLRSQLEELEEHACLCLVTINRSRRMVAQEMERAG
- the LOC123167151 gene encoding putative UPF0496 protein 2 isoform X1 yields the protein MWPFSSSTSSLAKTMFSIGTPDGTMEGSSSDSSSSISPAPPPRSPLDVDEEYGRAFKSRSFLDLWSHAHRSLRQTFKLSSSRPSTSLETLDDGAAALDKEPSCSYTILDDFELEPRPEALARAAGRRHRRRRPWGCHRRHRVEALLLEYFDVTRDACEACSALLAAVGAARRHHLVLRRLLRRLDVEGDGDDNTTTAARDALALHVRQDNPLSPAGGRLDGFHEAHARCSPLSKRLAAARRRLRRLAKAARFARCAAATAVVGASATVVVAAVVLAAHAVVGVGAAAAVAFCATSTEPVACRTNTVKKLSGRLHGRRRRGHARTGEEAVDAAARGAYIVGRDLDTVSRMVRRAHDELEHGRDMARIAVAGHGERPLLEEVAREEEECGDDLRSQLEELEEHACLCLVTINRSRRMVAQEMERAG